One Candidatus Neomarinimicrobiota bacterium DNA segment encodes these proteins:
- the trxA gene encoding thioredoxin, with protein MAKEFTDENFEQEVLGSEVPVLVDFWGEGCGPCVAMTPVLEELAAEYKEKVKIGKVDVYANPSISSRYGIRSIPSFLFFKDGEVQETIIGARPISFMKDKLDSVI; from the coding sequence ATGGCTAAAGAATTTACAGACGAGAATTTTGAGCAGGAAGTTTTAGGCTCTGAAGTGCCTGTACTTGTTGACTTTTGGGGGGAAGGCTGCGGTCCGTGTGTGGCTATGACTCCTGTTTTAGAGGAACTCGCAGCCGAATATAAAGAAAAAGTGAAAATTGGAAAAGTTGATGTCTATGCTAATCCGAGCATTTCCTCGCGATATGGGATACGGAGTATTCCCAGTTTTCTGTTTTTCAAAGATGGTGAAGTTCAGGAAACGATAATAGGCGCCCGTCCAATAAGTTTTATGAAAGATAAATTGGATTCAGTTATTTAG
- a CDS encoding 5-formyltetrahydrofolate cyclo-ligase — MPDISEIKNALRKRFAEERANLSFDDMNQKSEEILNYLSSLPEYNDSATIYTFIGSLPGEIQTIMLAARALSEDKAIIVPVYHGNEAPPSHSILRSINALEFSPFGIMQPSPQNDIPVPISDSDLIIAPCLAADRDGNRLGMGSGFYDKILTEVDVPVIVIAYDFQIVKNLPTESHDMKFDILITELGVKRVSE; from the coding sequence ATGCCAGATATTTCTGAAATAAAAAATGCACTTCGGAAGAGGTTCGCTGAAGAGAGAGCAAATCTTTCGTTCGATGATATGAATCAAAAATCTGAGGAGATTTTAAATTATCTTTCTTCGCTTCCCGAGTATAATGATTCAGCCACTATTTATACTTTTATCGGCAGTCTCCCCGGAGAGATACAAACGATTATGTTGGCAGCGCGGGCGCTTTCCGAAGATAAAGCAATTATCGTTCCCGTGTATCACGGAAATGAAGCACCTCCGTCTCACTCTATCCTGCGAAGTATTAATGCGTTGGAATTTTCTCCCTTCGGTATCATGCAGCCTTCTCCTCAGAATGACATCCCTGTTCCCATCAGTGATTCAGATTTAATTATAGCTCCCTGCCTCGCCGCTGACAGAGATGGGAACAGACTTGGAATGGGTAGCGGATTTTACGATAAGATTTTGACCGAAGTGGATGTTCCGGTTATCGTTATCGCATACGATTTTCAAATCGTCAAAAATTTGCCAACTGAATCGCACGATATGAAATTCGATATATTAATCACCGAATTAGGAGTGAAGAGAGTCTCTGAGTGA